The Hippoglossus hippoglossus isolate fHipHip1 chromosome 21, fHipHip1.pri, whole genome shotgun sequence genome contains a region encoding:
- the LOC117755422 gene encoding involucrin-like produces the protein MYSIRKLTCEPVLFRATDYKQLLETVKGLRDSFYKGRAMIKTVKDWAHLHESKQSKLKEELKKTHALLARETEKRRACTKAHISYLTELAQKENELKSSELKWSTKVQSLEEENLYLHEQDDLLKSRQGQLEEELKQTHQLLKGETEKRHAPTSAPVDCLTEHAQKEEPQVELDNVNLCQEQAQNEEVCITTVQKVEMESKLPTEELIESKLHPEELIESKLHPEELIESKLHPEELIESKLHPEDSIESKLHTEDRMESKLHTEDVMEEEKDRKPTRKRRRGKKGKIQGADLPLTKP, from the exons ATGTACTCAATAAGAAAACTG ACTTGTGAACCAGTCCTGTTTAGGGCCACTGATTACAAACAGCTCCTGGAAACTGTGAAGGGCCTCAGAGATTCCTTCTATAAAGGCAGGGCTATGATTAAGACTGTGAAGGATTGGGCTCACTTGCatgaaagcaaacaaagcaaGCTAAAGGAGGAGCTGAAAAAAACCCATGCGCTTCTTGCAAGAGAGACTGAGAAAAGACGTGCATGCACCAAAGCCCACATCAGCTACCTGACTGAGCTTGCTCAAAAGGAGAACGAGCTGAAGAGCAGTGAGCTAAAGTGGAGCACAAAAGTGCAGTCTCTTGAGGAGGAAAATCTGTATCTCCATGAGCAGGATGACCTGCTGAAAAGCCGACAGGGCCAGCttgaggaggagctgaaacaaacacatcagcttCTCAAGGGAGAGACTGAGAAAAGGCATGCACCCACGTCGGCCCCCGTCGACTGCCTGACTGAGCATGCTCAAAAGGAGGAGCCCCAGGTGGAGCTTGATAACGTGAACCTGTGCCAGGAGCAGGCTCAGAATGAGGAAGTGTGCATCACAACGGTGCAGAAGGTGGAGATGGAGAGCAAACTGCCCACAGAAGAGTTAATAGAGAGTAAACTGCACCCAGAAGAGTTAATAGAGAGCAAACTGCACCCAGAAGAGTTAATAGAGAGTAAACTGCACCCAGAAGAGTTAATAGAGAGCAAACTGCACCCAGAAGATTCAATAGAGAGTAAACTGCACACAGAAGATCGGATGGAGAGCAAGCTGCACACAGAGgatgtgatggaggaggagaaagacaggaagccaaccagaaaaagaagaaggggAAAGAAGGGGAAGATCCAAGGAGCAGATCTTCCCCTGACAAAGCCCTGA